A genomic stretch from Neodiprion fabricii isolate iyNeoFabr1 chromosome 3, iyNeoFabr1.1, whole genome shotgun sequence includes:
- the LOC124177730 gene encoding protein tramtrack, beta isoform isoform X44 encodes MEDDQQFCLRWNNHQSTLIQNFDTLLESGTLVDCTLAAEGKYLKAHKVVLSACSPYFEGLLSEHYDKHPVFILKDVKFKELKAMMDYMYRGEVNISQDQLAALLKAAESLQIKGLSESKGGGGGGGGGGSCNSKTEQRQQKIVSSQSTAQSLDIPHTSSGLTIEKNSKVPRQSLSQTSVDIPEDSASPQISRGLSSREGSLSPTSLRKRKKLRRRSIGDDNSVENHEASNSSDVSHSMGVPALGIAPVADEKVHADPTDSLGRSALMQQLTKPADEMLQMPIEKPEPNDNLIEPKSEYLEDPEESVEDLTLDDDMNDLNEMEQDNPRAGPSHDPSQHPGLASWHVTGDRSNAGGVVGAVGGTPGTTDEVFLAAQEAAQAHRDSQETFPSTYGGGDHQCPECGKRYKNLSSLNRHTRYGCGPTKLKCACPHCGRFYSRPDTLAEHVARIHISQI; translated from the exons ATGGAAGACGACCAACAGTTCTGCCTTAGATGGAACAACCACCAAAGCACATTAATACAGAACTTCGATACGCTTTTGGAAAGCGGCACATTAGTCGACTGCACTTTGGCGGCGGAGGGGAAATATTTAAAGGCCCACAAAGTAGTCCTCTCCGCGTGCAGTCCGTACTTTGAG GGCCTCCTCAGCGAACACTATGACAAACATCCAGTTTTCATACTCAAAGATGTCAAATTTAAAGAGCTCAAAGCCATGATGGACTACATGTACAGGGGGGAAGTGAACATCTCCCAAGACCAATTGGCGGCGCTTTTAAAAGCTGCGGAGTCTCTTCAAATAAAAGGACTTTCGGAAAGTAAAGGCGGCGGAGGGGGGGGTGGTGGTGGAGGCAGCTGTAACAGTAAAACAGAACAGAGGCAACAGAAAATAGTATCGTCACAATCCACAGCACAGTCGTTAGACATTCCACATACGTCTTCCGGTCTCACTATTGAAAAGAACAGTAAAGTTCCTAGGCAGAGTCTTTCGCAGACGTCCGTCGATATACCAGAAGATTCTGCCAGCCCACAAATCTCTAGAGGGCTGTCCTCcag GGAAGGCTCCCTTAGCCCGACGTCgttaagaaaaagaaaaaagcttaGAAGAAGAAGTATCGGCGACGATAACTCGGTTGAAAATCATGAAGCATCTAATTCTAGTGACGTCTCTCATTCTATGGGTGTTCCAGCGCTCGGTATAGCGCCGGTTGCAGATGAGAAAGTTCACGCTGACCCTACAGACTCTCTCGGAAGGTCGGCTCTCATGCAGCAGCTGACCAAACCTGCGGATGAGATGCTCCAG ATGCCAATTGAGAAACCTGAGCCGAATGACAACTTAATAGAGCCAAAGTCAGAGTACCTGGAGGACCCGGAAGAGAGCGTTGAAGATTTAACGCTCGATGACGATATGAATGACCTCAATGAAATGGAACAAGATAACCCTAGAGCCGGCCCATCCCACGATCCTAGCCAACACCCTG GTCTTGCTTCGTGGCATGTTACTGGTGACCGAAGTAATGCGGGGGGTGTCGTAGGGGCGGTTGGTGGCACCCCCGGCACTACAGATGAGGTCTTTCTTGCAGCCCAGGAGGCCGCCCAGGCCCATCGAGACTCACAAG AGACCTTTCCCTCGACGTATGGCGGTGGAGATCACCAATGCCCTGAATGTGGAAAACGTTATAAGAACTTGTCATCTCTCAACAGGCATACGCGCTACGGATGTGGACCTACTAAACTAAAATGCGCTTGCCCACACTGCGGAAGATTTTACTCCAGGCCTGATACTCTTGCAGAGCATGTCGCGCGGATACATATTTCCCAAATATAA